In Wolbachia endosymbiont of Aedes albopictus, one DNA window encodes the following:
- a CDS encoding methyltransferase domain-containing protein: MKSNLSFIKNVALNCMSKLIGVLNIKKVKHFIVNKYNTLHKEMTVLLKKSKNLLNANIEIGLYHFYKGSISDAKLRFWLISIFYPHLSIVWYNIGRCHFAVGNTNKAYNYLTQTLKLDSDHEEASYYIKKMTNSAPITELPKNLIRQYFDYTGEYSVEHWLIAKQYRGHELVHMIITKIFNNSTSELNILDLGCGTGICGHFLKINSTGSHITGIDISSRMLNIARGCFIKGKPVYNELIHMEMKEFLKQEKNQQYDVIIFAEVLHYLHDFQEELELAKRSTSKKGVIICLIRRKEGEGIDFVNKGDYFRHSESYVQHVAKKINMQISYMSYCKIYGSQVDGILFALQHQQESPKNPT, from the coding sequence ATGAAAAGTAATCTCTCTTTTATAAAAAATGTTGCTTTAAATTGTATGTCTAAGCTTATTGGCGTATTAAATATTAAGAAAGTAAAACACTTCATTGTGAATAAATATAATACTCTTCATAAAGAAATGACAGTGCTTCTTAAAAAATCTAAGAACCTGTTAAACGCCAACATTGAAATCGGTTTATATCACTTTTATAAAGGTAGCATATCAGATGCAAAGTTACGATTTTGGTTAATTAGCATATTTTACCCCCATTTATCCATAGTCTGGTATAACATCGGAAGGTGTCATTTTGCGGTAGGGAATACTAACAAAGCTTATAATTATTTAACACAGACACTAAAATTAGATAGTGATCACGAGGAGGCATCTTACTATATAAAAAAAATGACAAACTCAGCGCCTATTACAGAATTGCCAAAAAACCTCATAAGACAATATTTTGATTACACAGGTGAATATTCTGTTGAGCATTGGTTGATTGCTAAACAGTATAGAGGGCATGAACTTGTACACATGATAATTACAAAAATCTTCAACAACTCTACTTCTGAGCTCAATATACTTGACCTTGGTTGTGGAACTGGAATATGTGGTCATTTCTTGAAAATAAATAGTACTGGAAGCCACATAACAGGAATTGACATTTCAAGTAGAATGCTAAATATCGCAAGAGGGTGCTTTATAAAAGGTAAGCCTGTTTACAATGAATTAATACATATGGAAATGAAAGAGTTTCTTAAACAAGAGAAAAACCAGCAGTATGATGTAATTATCTTTGCTGAAGTGCTACATTATCTACATGACTTTCAAGAAGAATTGGAATTAGCAAAAAGATCTACGAGCAAAAAAGGGGTTATTATATGTTTAATAAGAAGAAAGGAAGGTGAAGGTATTGACTTTGTAAACAAAGGAGACTATTTTCGTCACTCAGAAAGTTATGTTCAACATGTTGCAAAAAAAATAAATATGCAGATAAGTTATATGAGTTACTGTAAAATATATGGCAGTCAGGTTGACGGTATCTTGTTTGCATTACAGCATCAACAAGAAAGTCCGAAAAACCCAACTTAA
- the rpmH gene encoding 50S ribosomal protein L34, with translation MKRTFQPKNLIRKRRHGFRSRMVTRAGRKILNRRRLLGCNKLCA, from the coding sequence ATGAAGAGAACATTTCAACCAAAAAATTTGATAAGAAAGCGCAGACACGGATTTCGTTCACGTATGGTAACAAGAGCTGGAAGAAAAATCCTTAATAGGCGCCGTTTATTAGGGTGTAACAAATTATGCGCATAG
- the pstC gene encoding phosphate ABC transporter permease subunit PstC, with the protein MNLVIVIPVLLILLFCFSRFQEVNKVKSYLYLSCVWMLAWLLVLYNNCFVTFISIALLFFMLAFVFKNKRNKIIKLSLFVALAISFFITLFIMLSIFIQSINFFNKVAISEFLFCLKWGHNVVTINEEKIGCFGIVPLLVGTLLITIIAMLVVVPLGLFSAIYISEYASEKVRYIVNTTLQVLSAIPTVVYGYFAVVFLSFFIKQVVNFFGLSIHSESALVAGLSIGIMILPFIISLLEDAIRSVPKSLRYGFMALGATPAETIWHITIPYAMPTILSAILLSISRVIGETMIVLMAVGINANLTFNPLNSVTTITVQIATLLTGDQDFNSVQTLAAYALSLVLFVITWLLNAFALFVMKRN; encoded by the coding sequence ATGAATTTGGTGATAGTCATACCTGTCCTACTAATCCTTTTATTTTGTTTTAGTAGGTTTCAAGAAGTAAATAAGGTTAAGTCTTATCTATATCTTAGTTGTGTATGGATGCTAGCTTGGTTGTTAGTACTCTATAATAATTGTTTTGTAACTTTTATTTCTATAGCGTTACTTTTTTTCATGCTTGCTTTTGTCTTTAAAAATAAAAGAAATAAGATAATAAAACTTTCGTTATTTGTGGCTTTGGCCATATCATTTTTTATCACTTTATTTATAATGCTATCTATTTTTATTCAATCCATTAATTTTTTTAATAAAGTAGCTATTTCAGAATTCTTGTTTTGCTTGAAATGGGGCCACAATGTAGTCACTATTAATGAAGAGAAGATAGGATGTTTTGGTATAGTGCCGCTTTTGGTGGGTACATTACTTATAACTATTATAGCAATGTTAGTTGTCGTTCCGCTTGGTTTATTTTCTGCAATATATATTAGTGAATATGCGAGTGAGAAAGTGCGTTATATTGTTAATACAACTTTGCAAGTTTTGTCTGCTATTCCTACGGTTGTATATGGATATTTCGCGGTTGTGTTTTTGTCTTTCTTTATAAAGCAGGTAGTAAATTTTTTTGGTTTAAGTATACACTCAGAAAGTGCCTTAGTTGCCGGTTTATCGATTGGGATAATGATTCTTCCTTTTATTATTTCTTTACTCGAAGATGCCATAAGATCTGTTCCAAAAAGCTTGCGTTATGGCTTCATGGCACTTGGCGCAACCCCAGCGGAAACTATATGGCATATAACAATACCTTATGCAATGCCTACAATTTTAAGTGCAATTTTATTGTCAATTTCAAGAGTGATAGGTGAAACAATGATTGTGCTAATGGCTGTGGGAATCAACGCAAATTTGACTTTTAACCCTCTTAATTCAGTTACTACCATTACCGTGCAGATCGCTACATTACTTACCGGAGATCAGGATTTCAATAGTGTGCAAACTCTTGCTGCTTATGCGCTTAGCTTAGTATTGTTTGTTATTACTTGGCTATTAAATGCATTTGCATTGTTTGTAATGAAGCGCAACTAG